Proteins encoded together in one Candidatus Kaiserbacteria bacterium window:
- a CDS encoding MBL fold metallo-hydrolase, with product MHQYIREYRKKITVALIGVLFVGVVSIWYPILSTESKRILTVSFLDVGQGDAIFIETPSGRQILVDGGKDNRVLHQLNDAMPFWDRSIDVVVATHPDADHIGGLIEVLKRYRVDTFVHSGVAHDTEENTALASLVAEKDVRSVLAKRGQVYDFGDGTTITILFPDRPVSALESNAASIIAQVTFGKHSFLLTGDSPKMIEEYLLSLGGDQLQSTVLKVGHHGSKTSSSPLFVGFVAPEYAVLSRGCDNRYGHPHEEVIAVLNSFEIATFDTCDDGRVTFTSNGQILQIK from the coding sequence ATGCATCAGTACATTCGGGAATATAGGAAAAAAATTACCGTTGCACTTATCGGTGTACTTTTTGTGGGCGTAGTGAGTATTTGGTATCCGATTCTTAGCACCGAAAGCAAAAGAATTCTGACTGTTTCATTTCTTGATGTGGGGCAGGGTGATGCTATTTTTATTGAAACTCCAAGTGGGCGGCAAATTCTGGTTGATGGAGGAAAAGATAATAGAGTATTGCATCAACTCAATGACGCTATGCCATTTTGGGATAGGTCGATTGATGTTGTTGTTGCGACACATCCTGATGCCGACCACATAGGCGGACTAATAGAAGTACTTAAACGTTACCGTGTTGATACGTTTGTTCACTCAGGTGTGGCACACGATACAGAAGAGAATACGGCACTGGCATCTTTGGTTGCCGAAAAAGATGTCCGCTCTGTTCTTGCAAAGAGAGGTCAAGTTTACGATTTCGGAGACGGAACTACTATTACCATATTGTTTCCTGACAGACCGGTAAGTGCTCTTGAATCAAATGCAGCATCTATTATTGCACAGGTCACCTTTGGCAAGCATTCGTTCCTGCTTACGGGGGACTCCCCAAAAATGATAGAAGAGTACCTACTTTCTTTAGGAGGCGATCAATTGCAGAGTACTGTACTTAAAGTAGGGCACCATGGTTCCAAGACATCAAGTTCTCCTCTGTTTGTTGGGTTTGTAGCACCAGAGTATGCGGTGCTGTCCCGTGGCTGTGATAATAGGTACGGACATCCGCATGAAGAAGTTATAGCTGTATTGAATAGTTTTGAGATTGCCACATTCGATACCTGTGATGATGGACGAGTTACGTTTACCAGTAACGGGCAGATCCTACAGATCAAGTGA